CGCCCAAAGGTTCCCTCAGCCTGGTTGGTAATCAGGTGGTGAGTGTAAGGGCACAAGGGAGCTTGACTGTGAGACGGACGTGTCGAGCAGGTGCGAAAGCAGGGCCTAGTGATCCGGCATCTACGTGTGGAAGTGGTGTCGCTCAACGGCTAAAAGGTACCCCGGGGATAACAGGCTGATCTTCCCCAAGAGTCCATATCGACGGGATGGTTTGGCACCTCGATGTCGGCTCGTCGCATCCTGGGGCTGGAGTAGGTCCCAAGGGTTGGGCTGTTCGCCCATTAAAGCGGCACGCGAGCTGGGTTTAGAACGTCGCGAGACAGTTCGGTCCCTATCCGCTGTGCGCGTAGGAGAATTGAGAGGGTCTGTCCCTAGTACGAGAGGACCGGGACGGACGAACCTCTGGTGTGCCAGTTGTCCCGCCAGGGGCATGGCTGGTTTGCTACGTTCGGTCGGGATAACCGCTGAAAGCATCTAAGCGGGAAGCCTTCCTCAAGATGAGTTCTCCCACCCCGTTGTGGGTGTAAGGCCCCCGGTAGACGATCGGGTTGATAGGCCGGGTATGGAAGCGCGGTAACGTGTGGAGTTGACCGGTACTAATAGGCCGAGTGGCTTGACACATAATCCGATTTTGATGAGTTGCTGTGTGGGTGTTCGCGTCCCTGTGTGGTTCTCAGAAAACAAACACGGCCCAGTCCGTGGTTGTTGATAAGTGAATCATTGGTTTGCCTGCCCCGTGTTGGGGTGGTGCGTTGGTCGTTCGGTGGTTTTGGCGAAGGGGAAACACCCGGTCCCATTCCGAACCCGGTAGTTAAGCTCTTCAGCGCCGATGGTACTGCATGGGAGACTGTGTGGGAGAGTAGGACGCCGCCGGACTCATATTGAAGGGGAGGGGTCCCGCCTGTCGGCGGGGCCCCTCTTTTTTTGTTTTGGCCGTGGTTTGTTCGCGTCGTCTCGTTCTGTTCACGTGGTCTGTGCCGGGTGTTCGGTGGTTTTGTTTGCTGCGGGGGCGGGTGGTTTCCGGGCGTGTGCTGCGGTGGAACAGGGCCAGTGCTGCCTGGCCGGCTGCTGCTGAGACCTGACTTTTATCAGGGTGGCGCGTTTGTCTGGGCTGCAGGCCTGTGACCTGCGTTGTTAGTCCGCGGGGTGTGCACTAAGCAGTGGGTCTAAGGTGTCGGGCGTGCCGTATGTCAGGACGGTCAAGACGGCCTCGGGTGCTCGGGCGGTGCAGATCGTGCACTCCTCGCACCGCGGGTCCCGCGATATCGAGCACATCGGCTCGGCGCACGATGACGCCGAGCTTGAGGTGCTCAAGGCGGTGGCCCGGCAGCGGATCGCCGCCGGGCAGGCCGAGCTCGATCTCGGCTTGGACGACGGGCCTGAGGCGGGCGGGCCGCTGCCCATCACCAGCTCGCGGATGGGGCACCTGCTCGACGCCCTGTCGGCCGGTTTCGACGCGCTGGGGTTCGGTGAGGCGTGCGGAGGCGATGAGGTGTTCCGGCAGCTGGTGCTGGCTCGCATCATCGAGCCGACCAGCACACACGACAGCCTGCGCGTGCTGGCCGAAGCGGGGATCGAGGCGGCCTCCTATCCCACGGTCAACCGCCGCCTGCCCGTCTTCGCCGAGCCGGCCTGGCGGGGCCGACTGTCGGCCGCGTGCGCCGCGCACGCCCGGCTGGGTCCGGCCTCGCTGGTGCTGTACGACGTGTCGACGCTGCACTTCGAGACCGACACCGGTGACGGGTTCCGCGAGCCGGGATTCTCCAAGGAACGCCGCCTGGACCCCCAGATCACCATCGGTCTGCTGACCGATGCGGGCGGGTTCCCGCTGATGGTGGAGGCGTTCGAGGGCAACAAGGCCGAGACCCGCACGATGCTGCCGGTGATCGAGGCGTTCATGACCGCCCACGATCTGGCCGAGGTCACCATCGTGGCCGATGCGGGCATGATCTCCGAGGCCAACAAGCGGGCCATTGAGCAAGCGGGACTGTCGTTCATCCTGGGCGTGCGGATCAGCGACGTCCCCTACGTGGTCAAGCAGTGGCGGCGCGACCATCCCGACACCGACATCCCCGACGGGCACGTCTTCACCCAGCACTGGCCCGCCGGCCCGGCCGATGCCCGCCGCGACCAGGTGATCTACTACCAGTACCGCGCCGACCGGGCCCGCCGCTCGCTACGCGGGATCGACCAGCAGGTCGCCAAGGCCGAAGCCGCCGTCGCCGGCAGAGCACCGGTCAAGCGCAACCGGTTCATCCAACTGTCGGGGGCCGACAAGAGCGTCAACCGGTCACTTGAGGCCAAGGCCAGGGCACTGGCCGGGCTCAAGGGCTATGTCACCAACCTCGACGGCGCCAGCGCAGAGTTCGTGATCGGCGCCTACCACCGGCTCTTCCAGATCGAGAAGTCCTTCCGGATGTCCAAGCACGACCTGCGGGCCCGGCCGATCTACCACCACAAACGCCAGTCCATCGACGCACACCTGACGATCGTGTTCGCCGCCCTGGCAGTCTCACGCTGGATCGAGCAGACCACCGGCTGGTCCATCAAGAAGTTCGTGACCACCGCCCGCCGCTACCGCACCGTCCACATCGCCGTCGGCGATCACACCGTAGCCGCCGCCGATCCCCTGAACCTCCCCCCGTCGACCGGACACTTCAGATGACAGGAGAGAGTGTCCGTCGTGGGAGAGCGACCGACGACCAAGCGAGCTCGCCGGAAGTTCACCGACGAGTTCAAACGTGATGCGGTTGAGCTGGTCCGTACCTCGGGGAAGTCGATCGCCGAGGTGGCCCGCGAGCTGGGGATCTATGACTCCACGCTCGGCAACTGGGTCAAGCAGGATCGCATCGACCGGGGTGAGCAGGAGGGCCTGACCAGCGACGAGCGGGCGCGGCTGCGTGAGCTGGAGCGGGAGAACGCCCGACTGCGCATGGAGCGGGAGCTGCTCAAGCGAGCCGTGGCCTTCTGGGTCAGGGAGTCGACCGAGTGACCCGCTACCGCTTCGTCGACTCCCAGAAGGCCGATGGTTTCCCGGTAGCGGCCGCGTGCCAGGCCGCCGGGGTGTCACCCTCGGCGTACTACGAGTGGTGTCGGCGCCGCTATGCCGGGCCGGCCGAGCCGGCCGACGCGGAGCTGGTCGAGTTGATCCGCCAGATCCATGCCGAGTCCAGTGGCACCTACGGTTCCCCGCGCGTGACCGCGGAGCTGCGCCGGCGTGGCCGGATCGTCAACCACAAGCGGGTGGAGCGGCTGATGCGCGAGCACGACATCGTCGGGCAGCCGCCGAAGCGGCGGTGCCGCACCACGATCCCCGATCAACAGCCCACCCCCATCCCGGACCGGTTGGACGGGGACTTCCAGCCCCAGGCGCCGGATATGGCCTGGGCGGGCGACATCACCTACATTCCGACCCGCGAGGGGTGGCTTTACCTGGCCACCGTGCTCGACCTAGGCTCACGCCGCTGCATCGGCTACGCGATGGCCGACCACCTGCGCACCGAGTTGGTCGCCGATGCGCTCACCGCCGCGGTCGCGACCCGCGGCGGGGCCCAGGCCGTGCACCAGGTGATCTTCCACACCGACCGCGGCTGCCAGTACACCTCGGCCGCCTTCGCGCAGCTGTGCGAATCTCTCGGCCTGCTGCAGTCGATGGGCCGCACCGGCGTGTGCTGGGATAACGCCGCCGCCGAAAGCTGGTTCGCCACGCTGAAGAAAGAACTGGTGCACCGCCGGGTGTTCTCCACCCGGGCCGAAGCCCGCCGCGAGATCTTCCGCTGGATCGAAACCTGGTACAACCGGCGACGGCTGCACTCCGCCCTGGGCTACCTCACCCCCATCGAATGGGAGCACCAACACCACACAGACCGTCTGCTACCGTCCACCCAAGCCGCATAACCCAGGCGTCCGGCCGCCGGGGGGAGCTCCACCCCTGCCCGACGACCTACACCACGCCCTCAAGCGCATCCACGAGGCGAAAGGGAGTGCGCACTAACTTGATAAGAGTCGGGTGCCGGGTGTTCGGTGGTTTTGTTTGCTGCGGGGGCGGGTGGTTTCCGGGCGTGTGCTGCGGTGGAACAGGGCCAGTGCTGCCTGGCCGGCTGCTGCTGAGACGAGTGGGAGTGGGGCGGGGCCTGCGGTGTTGAGGATGGTGCCACCGGTCGCTCCGCCGACGGTGACGCCGATGTAGGTTCTGGGCTTGTTGGGCTAGCTGAACTCGGCCGTCACCTTGGTGAGGGTCGGTGACGTGGGCCGGCCACCGAGTGCGGCGTGTAGGTGCTGGTGTTGTAGTAGTGCAGCCAGGGCGTCAGCTGGTTGCGCGCTGGGTGTTAGTTGTGACACCGGCCAGTAGGTTCATTTGATGGGCTGGGGGCGCGGCTAGAGCGTTCGATCTTGCCGTTTCCCGGGACAGTGCGGGCGGATGGCGGGTGCCAGTTGCGGTTATGACTGCGGCGACGTCATGGCTGGCGCGGTACACCAGGCGTCGTTGGTGAGGACTCGGTGGATTCCTGTAATGCCGCAGGTGGTGGTGATCGCGGTGGCGCCTTTTCTCGTCGGGATGGATCTCGGCGTAGGACAAGCGGGGTGGTCGTCGACGGCGGCGTGCGCGTAGTTGTAACCGATGCCGCGGGCCGCGGACGGGTTAGCTGCTTCCGTGGGCGCGCCAGCCGCGGCTGTCGGGGATATGGCCGCGTCCTTGACCTCGAGGTAAATCAGGTCACCGGCTCGGGTGGTGGGTGGGCGGTGCGCGGATGGGGCGGCCGGTGAGCGGGTTGTAGTCAGACTGCGGTGGCACGGCTGGCGGCGGGGTGCGGTCTGCTTCAGGTAGCGGCGGCGATGAAAGCAGGGACAGAACGCAACTCTTGTGCAACGTGTGATGGGCGATGATGGGGGAGTCCGACGATGGTCGGACCATGGTCGCGCCGGGGCCAACCCACACATCTGCACCGGCGCGGCCACCCATCGCGAACGTCGCGGTCGCGTCGTTCCTTCTCGGCCCTTTGGGCAGTCCTCGGTGATCGGTGAGGCGCGGGTCCGGCCGTGTCGGCCGAGCCGAGCCGTCTGGATGATGAGCGCGGTGGTTTCCGGCCGCGCGTTCGAGCTGGCGTTGAGCGGGCCCGTTCCGGAACCTCTGGTGCCGAGCGGGTAGTCACCCAGGCTCGCGTCGAGTGAATGCTCACGTCAATCGCGCTGCCGCTGAGTGTCGGTGCCTGTGCCCGCTGCCAGCGTCGTCAAGCGACAGAACGCGCTTTGACGCTGAAGGCGGCTTGCCCCTCATGGTCGTCGACCACACCCGGCAGTGACGGTGCGAGCGACCTGGTGTGCCGGACGCAGCGATTCAGCCAGACGCTTCCACTGGCGATCCCGGGCGATCGAGGGGCGTTGAACGGGCTTCGGACGATCTTGCCAGCGAGCACTGGCCAGATCCAGCCAGAGGTCTTTACTTGATCAGAGTGCGGTGTTTGCATTCGTGCAGAGGAATCGGAGGGAGTCGAGTCCGACCACTCAGGGCTGACCGCATTCTCGTTATGTGAGACCGAGGGCGATGAGCGGGTGGGTGAAGTCGTCGCGTGCCCAGCGGGTGGCTTCGGCGATGTTGGTGAAGCCGAGCAGGCGTAGCGCGCTGATGGCGTGGCTGCGCATGACGGCCAGGATCGAGGGCATGGCGCCGGTCCGGACCCGGCAGCGATCCTCACCCAATGTCACATCGCGGACGTAATGATCGCGGTTTTCGATCGACCACTCGCCCCGGGCGAGTTCGGCCAGACGGCGGGGTCCGGCCTTGCCGGCGGGCAGGCTGGTGACACCGAGCACGGCCTGGCACGACAGCGGCCCGCCGGTCAGGTCCAGGAAGTGACGCTCGATCAGGAACACCTGTTTGACGTGGGGAAACCTGATGCCCTTGGGTGCCGGCATCACCTGGATGGTACGGATCTCCTGACGGCCGTGGCCGCGATCGTAGGTCATCCACCCGATCGGCACCTCAGCCCAAGGCAGGGCATCGAGCCGGTCGAACAACCCCGGCTGGTTGCCGCCCACGGGCAGAACGAAGTGCGCGCCCCGGCGATGCAGGTAGCGGGCGTGTTCACGCTGGGTGTGCATCATGTCGGCGCTGATCACCATGTTGCCGATGTCGCCGATCTGGTCCAGCAGCGGGATGAACGCGGTGATCTCGTTGTGCTTGCCGTTCACGTCGAACTGGGCGAGGGCGATACCCTCCTGGGCGAGCATCGCGCCCAGACGATGCCGGGCACGGCGACCGCGCCCGTCGGCGGTGCCGCGCTGGGACTTGCCGTCCACGGTCACCGGTACCAGCTCATCGGGGTCGTCGTACAGCGCGGGCAGCCGCGCCGCCTGGTAGCGGGCGTAGGCCGCATCCACCTCGGCGGTGTCCAGCCGCTCCAGCACCCGGCATACCGTGTCGGGGTGCGGAGCCTCATACCGGCCGGTCCGGGGACTGCGACGTGCCCCGGCCTCGGCGAGCACGTGCTGGGGCGCCGCGCCGATCCAGTGCCGGATCGCCGCGAACCCGGTCGCACCCGACACCACCGCGGCCTGCACCAACCCCAAGATCGCCACCAGCGAGTGGCGGCGTCCCCGCCGATCACGCGGATCGGTGATCTGGGCCCACACCTCCCGCAGGTCAAAGACCTCGGTTTGGACCCCGGGCTCCTCCCGTCCCTGGAATCTCGCGAGAACGGCGGCGATGGCCAACACGGACGCGGGCGCGGGCATAGGCGTGGGAGACTGTACCGACAACGAAGCTCCTGCTGGACAAGGTGATCTCGACAATCCCTTGATCTACAGGAGCTTCGTTGCTTCCGGGCCCGGCTTCACAGATCACCGCCAACACGTGATCTGCCACATCAGACCAACTCGGCAGCCCTCACCGTCTCAGCATCCGAGAATGCGGTCAGCCCTGTCCGACCACTCTCGGGGCGTTCCTGCTAAGGGTTCTTATCTGCGCCTTGCGGGCTTGCCTCCCACCGTTCCGTGAGAGAAGAGAGGGTGCTCTCATGATCAAACCCGCCTTTCGTACTGCCTTTGTGCTTACCTCGACTGTCGCAATGACGGCAGGGTTGATGTCGGTACCGGCCAACGCGGCGCCGACGGCTCAGGCGCGTATCGCGGCTCTGCCGACCTGCGATCACTTCTCCGTGCGCAAAGTCCAGAAGGGCACTGTTCGCTTCCCGTCCGTCGGGGCGGACACCAAGCAAACGAACTGCAAGCTTCAGTACGGCAACCACAACTGGGGCGTGGTGGCACTGCAGCAGTGGTTGCTGTACTGCAACGGTGCCAAGCAGATCGTGGTCGACGGCATCTACGGCGCCGTGACCCGGGACGTCGTCAGGTGGCTGCAGGCGGCCAATGGTGTGACCGCTGACGGTGTTTACGGGCTCTTCACGATCGAGGGTGTAGTTGCGGTTTGAAGCCGCCGGTTTCGAGTAGCGATCTGGCGATGTAGTTGGTCAGGTTGCGGAAGCCGAGTGCGGAGCCGCGGAGGTGCTCGAGTCGTCCGTTGATGGCCTCGGTGGGCCCGTTGGAGGTTCCTGGCCGGTCGAAGTAGGCCAGGATGTCGGCGGCTCGCTTGTTCAGCGTCCGTCCCAGTGTGATGACCTCGCAGAGCGCCTTCGGAACGCCGTGGCCGATCGACTCGATGAGGCGAGTCATCAGCGCGCGTCCCTTTGCTCGGTCGGGCTCACGGTAGGCGGCGATCATCTGCTGGTAGATGCCCCAGGTGGCCTCGACCTCGACGTGCTCGTCGAGGTCGAACAGTGCGGTGAGCCGGTCTTTCTGGCGGTCGGTGAGCAGGCCGGCGCCGGTGTGCAGCGTCCGCCGTGCGCTGTAGAGCGGGTCGTGCTTCGTGCCACGGCGCCCGTGGACGACCTGCTGCACCCGGCGTCGGCACCGGTCCAGGGCGTCACCGGCCAGGCGGACGACGTGGAAGGGGTCCATCACCGCGATCGCGTCGGGCAGTTCCTCGGCGGTGGCGGTCTTGAAGCCGGTGAAGCCGTCCATCGCGACCACCTCCACCGCGTCGCGCCAGGTGTCGGGACGTTCGGCAAGCCAGGTCTTGAACGCCTGCTTGGAGCGGCCCTCGACCATGTCGAGCAGACGGGCCGGGCCGGTGCCGGCACGGATGCCGGTCAGGTCGATGATCACGGTGACGTACTTGTCGCCACGGCGGGTGTGGCGCCACACGTGCTCATCGACCCCGATGACCTTCACGCCGTCGAACCGGCCCATGTCGTCGATCAGAACTCGCCTGCCCTCGGCCAGGACGGCGTCGTTGGCGGTGTTCCAGGCCACCCCGAGGCCCTCGGCGACACGGGCGACGGTCAGGTGCTGGACCACGATCCCCTCCAGCGCCCATCGCAGCCCATGACGCGACAGCTTCGCCCGCGGCTCGGCAGCCCGGGTGGTGTTCTGGCGCCACACGTGCCCGCAGCCGGTGCACCGGTAGCGACGCACGACGACCTCCAGCGTGGTGGGCCGCCAGCCCAGCGGCTCGTGCGCCAGCCGCCGGGTCACGGTGTCACGGGGCACGCCTTCGCAGCCGCAGCGCCGGCACCACTGATCCGGTTCGACGACCCGGCAGGCCAGCACCGCACGGTCGGACTCAAGCCGCTGCCCGGTGACTTCGAGACCGAGCTCGTCGAGCCGGCAGAAGGCGGTCAGATCAGCGCAGGCGAAGCCTGCAGGAGGGGTAGCGTCGTACATGTCGAGGTCTTCCGGATGGCTGGCGTAGGAACCTCCATCCTCGGGAGACCTCGACGTCTATCCAGGGACCGACGCGCCAGCACGCCTACACCCTCAACTGCGAAGAGCCTGTTTACGGGCCGGAGACGAGCAGCATTCTGCGGAAGACCGTCTTCGTCGAAAACAAAGTCGTCGGTTGCGTTTGATGCTTCATACGGAGCAGGCCGGGTGCTGATGTCCGGACGATCTGCGGGGGACCGGTGGCTGCGGAAACCTGTGACCTCATGAGCGGTCTTGGCTGAGGCGGCAGCCGGCCGTGCTCAATGGTGGTCCTTGCCGAAGAGCCTAGTGCGTAACCGGTCAGGTCACCGGCTTCATGAGTGCGTGGCCGGTGCTCCACATGCATGGACCGCCCCGGCGATGTTGGAGGCTCAGGTCGTTGGTTCTCAGCCGGCCCGAGGCGCTGTGCCGCGTGACCGGTGGAACGTCTCCTCATACTCGCGCGGGGGAATGTTCCCGCAGTAGGAATGTATCCTTTCGTTGTTGTACCACGCCACCCATTCCATCGTGGCGATCGTCACGTCCATGACGTTCTCCCAGCCCCCGCGAAAGTCGATGAGTTCCTTCTTGTAGAGGCTGTTGAGCGACTCGGCGACGGCGTTGTCAAAGGAATCGCCCTTGTCGCCGACCGAACGGGCAGCGCCGATCTGATCCAGGCGTTCGGCGTACCGAATACAAGTGTATTGCGTGCCGCGGTCGGAATGGTGGACCAGTCCGTCACCGATGCCGCCGCGGGACCAGATCGCCATCTCCAACGCGTCCAACGCCAGCTCGGCACCCAAATGGTCGGCGACCTGCCACCCCACAATGGCCCGGGAGAACAGGTCCTGGACGAACGCGGTGTACACCCACCCGGAGGCGGTGTCGACATAGGTGATGTCGGCGACCCACCGCCGGTTGGGCGCGTTCGCGGTGAAATCGCGTTCCAGCAGGTCACCGGGCCGATCGGTCCCCGCCACGGTGGTGCGAGGCCGCTTGCGGGCTGCGCTGGCCCCGGCGATGCCCAGCTCACGCATCAGCCGCTCCACCGTGCACCGCGCCACTGTGGTGCCCTCACGATTCAGCTGCGTCCACACCTTCCGCGCACCATAAACCCGCCTGCCGGGACCTTCCCACACCCGCCAGATCTCCTTCTTCAACCATTCGTCACGCACCGCACGAGCCGACGGGGCCAGCTCGCGTTTCTTCGCCGCCCAATACGTCGAGGGCGCACACTCCAGCACCGCGCAGATCGGCTCGACACCGAACTGCTCCCGGTGAGTATCGATGAACTCGACTAGCGCGGCAGTTTCGGGTCGAGTTCCCGGGCGAAATACGCGGATGCGGCCTTCAAAATCTCGTTCGCCCGCCGCAACTCACGGTTCTCCCGCTCCAGTTCGGCGATCCTTTGCGCGTCGCTGGTCGTGGTCCCGGGGCGCTGCCCGCCATCGACCTCGACCTGCCGGACCCAGGTCCGCAACGCCTCACGGTGCACGCCGAGCTGGTCGGCCACCCGGGCGATCGTGCCGGTCTTCACACCGGTCTGTTCACGCAGCTCAAACACCATCCGGACCGCGCGTTCACGCAGCTCTGGGGAGTACTTCCTCGGGGGTGCCATAGCCCTTCACCCTTCCAGGTATCAGGGCCTCCACCAAAGCCGGGGCGCTCCATGCAGGTCTACACGAGCCGGATCTGTTTCCGGCGGGTGCGGAGCCGGTCGGTTCCTTGACGTCCAGGCGCAGGCGCTTGCAGCTCCTCCCCGCTTGCGGCGGCGTGGTCGAGTGTGCGCCGCCGGCCGTCCCTGGCGGTGGCTCCGCCGGTTCGACGGCCGTGCCGACCGGATCCGACGGCCCGGCCGGTCAACGGTCGCCGCACGATTAGATGCGCGGGCCTTCCCGATGCCGAGAACCATCTCGGTCATAAGGCTCAACGCCCGACGCCGGAGACGGGTGCCGCCGCCTCAGATCTCGGTGGCAGGGGAAACACCTGGGCCCAGGTGACGTGGCGAAGCCAGCCCCCATTCGATTCCAGTGGCGTCCAGGGCATCGCAGAGGTGAGGTAGGTCAGGTCGATGCTCGGGGCCGGAGGTAGGACGGGTATCTGCGTCGACAGGCGGCTTGACGGCGGTCGTCCACAGCGCGGCGTAGTCCGGTGCCCGCACTGGTCTCCCCGCCGTGGCGCCGGCAGGTCGAACTCGTCGACGAAGGAGGGAAACCGCCGGCCATTCGGCGGTGCTGAAACAGAGGGCGTCCAGTGCGCGAGTATGCGCGGCCCATGGGGCCTGGGGAACTCGGCGGGACCGGAGGATCGTGTCCGATGGGCTCGGAGGACGCCGTAGGCTTCTCGCGTGACTGAGAAGCTGTGGCAGATCGAACCTTCCGGGCCGCTGCGCGGGGACGTCACCGTGCGGGGGGCGAAGAACGCGGTCAGCAAGCACATGGTCGCGGCGATGCTCGGGGACGGGCCGAGCACCATCGGCAACGCGCCGGACGTCGGCGAGGTCGGGATCACGGCGGGCATGCTGGAGCATGTCGGGATGACCGTGGAGCGGGCCAACGGCGACGTCACCGTCGTGCCGGGGCCCGTCACGGACCCGAGCGTCGGCAAGGCGTTCACCGGGCTGAACCGCATCCCGATCCTGATGCTGGGGCCGCTGCTGCACCTGGCGGGCGAGGCGTTCGTGCCGATGGTCGGCGGCGACCCGATCGGCCGGCGTCCGGTCGACTTCCACGTGGACGCGCTCCGGGCGTTCGGGGCCGAGGTGAGGCACGAGGAGGACGGGATCCACGCGCGGGCATCGCGGCTCGTGGGCGCGCGGATCGAGCTTCCGTACCCGAGCGTCGGCGCCACCGAGACGGTGCTGCTGGCGGCCGTCCGCGCCCAGGGCAAGACCGTCATCCGCAACGCGGCGACCGAACCGGAGATCATCGAGCTGGCGCTGTTCCTGCAGCGGATGGGGGCGCGGATCTCGTTCGCGCCGGACCGGCGGATCGTGGTGGAGGGCGTCGAACGGCTCAGCGGCGCGCAGACCCGGCTGGAGGGCGACCGGATCGAGGCGTTCTCCTACCTCGTCGCGGGCCTGGTCACCAGGGGAGAGGTGCGGGTCCACGGCTGCCCCCAGGACCGTCTCGTCACCGCGATCACGACGCTGACCCGGATGGGCGCGCAGTTCGAGATCACAGACGACTGGATCATGGCGTCGGCGCCGGACGGGCTGCGTCCCGCCGCCGTGCAGACCGACACCCACCCCGGGTTCGCGACGGACTGGCAGACGCCGCTGATGGTGCTGTTCACCCAGGCGGAGGGCATGTCGGTGCTGCACGAGACGGTGTACGAGAACCGGCTCGCGTACGTTCCGGCGCTGCAGAGCATGGGCGCCGAGATCGAGGTGTACGACACGTGCCTCGGCGGCCCCGCGTGCCGGTACCACGACACGGCGGCGCTGCACTCGGCCGTCGTGCGGGGCGTGAGCAAGCTCCGCGGCGGCGACGTGACCATGCCCGACATCCGCGCCGGGTTCTCGGCGGTGCTGGCGGCGGCCGTGGCGGAGGGGCCGTCCACGCTGCGGGGCGTGCACCACATCGAGCGCGGCTACCACCGGCCGGTGGAGCAGTTCCGCGCGCTGGGCCTGTCGCTGCGCACGACTAGCGGCTGACCTTCACGGCGGTGTGCGGCCAGGTGAAGGTGAGCGCGCCGCCGACGGGGAGGTCGCGCCAGAGCGGCGCCAGCTCGTCCAGGTGGCGCAGGATGCGGTCGACGACGGGCGCGTCCTCGGGCGGGATCGGCTCGCGCTCCGCCCACGCCGGCGTCGCGGCGCCGGAGCGGCGGCGCCAGGCGAGGTCGCACAGGCCCGCGAAGTGCTCCGACCGGGCCATGTCGCCGCGGTCCCGCCTGGCGAGCGACGCCTCGCGCTTCTTCAGCCGGCGCTGCTCCCGGGTCCTGCGGCGCGGGTCGCCGGGCGTTTCTGCGGTCGGCCTGAACTCGCCGCCGCCCGCGGCGGCCCGCCCGTAGACGCCCGCCGTCAGCCCCAGTTCGGCCTCGGCCAGGTAGTGGACGAGGTCGTGCGGGATCTCGTCGTCGTAGCCGGGCGCCGGATCCATGCGGCGGGGGGCGAGTCCGGGGAGGGTGACGACGGTGGCGTACCTGCGCTCACCGGTGCGCTCGAAGCTGACCTCCATGCCGTCAGGTTAAACCGGGCCGTCGCCCCCCGCACTCCAATTTTCCGGCGGACGAGCCGGGGCGATCCTTACCGGGTGATGGCCGAAAGGTGCAAGACGGGGCGGGGACTCGGCGGCGAGGCTGGAGCCATGGATCTGAGCAAGGCATCCGACTTCATGGCCATGCACGCGCGGCCGCTCGACCGCCGCCGGTTCGAGCTGCTGACGGGCGGCGGCGACCGTGACGCGCTGCTCGCCGCCCTGAACGCCTACCGCAACCCCGACGGCGGCTACGGTCACGGGCTGGAACCCGACCTGCGGTCGAGGACGAGCCAGCCCGGGCCCGCGCTGCACGCCTTCGAGGTGTTCGTGGAACTCGGCCCCGTCACCGCGCCGGAGGCCGCCGCGCTCTGCGACTGGCTGGCGTCGGTGACGCTGCCGGACGGCGGCCTGCCGTTCGCGCTGCCCGTCCCGGACCCGGCGGGCTGCGCGCCGTTCTGGACGGGCGCCGACCCGCATGCGTCCTCGCTGCAGATCACCGCGGTGGTCGCGGCGATGGCGCACCGCGTCGCCGCCCACGACAAGGCGGTCGCCGAGCACCCGTGGCTCGACCGCGCCACCCGGTACTGTCTCGACGCCATCCGGGGGAAGGAGCGGTGGCACGCGATCGAACTGGCCTTCGCGCTGTGGCTGGCGGACGCCGCCGGCGACACCGAGGCGATCGCCCTGCTGGGCGAGCACATCCCGGAGAGCGGCCTCGTCCACGTGGAGGGCGGCCTGGAGGACGAGATGATGCGTCCCCTCGACTTCGCGCCCTACCCGGGCCGCCCCTCCCGGTCGCTCTTCGCGCCCGAGGTCGTGGCCGCCGAACTGCGGCGCCTGGACGAGCAGCAGCAGGACGACGGCGGATGGAAGGTCGACTTCGCCAGCTACTCGCCCGCCGCGGAGCTGGAGTGGCGCGGCTACACGACGGTCAAGGCCGTGTCCATCCTCACCGCGGCCGGCCGGGACTGACG
The sequence above is drawn from the Actinomadura hallensis genome and encodes:
- a CDS encoding IS3 family transposase (programmed frameshift), with amino-acid sequence MAPPRKYSPELRERAVRMVFELREQTGVKTGTIARVADQLGVHREALRTWVRQVEVDGGQRPGTTTSDAQRIAELERENRELRRANEILKAASAYFRPGTRPETAALVEFIDTHREQFGVEPICAVLECAPSTYWAAKKRELAPSARAVRDEWLKKEIWRVWEGPGRRVYGARKVWTQLNREGTTVARCTVERLMRELGIAGASAARKRPRTTVAGTDRPGDLLERDFTANAPNRRWVADITYVDTASGWVYTAFVQDLFSRAIVGWQVADHLGAELALDALEMAIWSRGGIGDGLVHHSDRGTQYTCIRYAERLDQIGAARSVGDKGDSFDNAVAESLNSLYKKELIDFRGGWENVMDVTIATMEWVAWYNNERIHSYCGNIPPREYEETFHRSRGTAPRAG
- the murA gene encoding UDP-N-acetylglucosamine 1-carboxyvinyltransferase, whose translation is MTEKLWQIEPSGPLRGDVTVRGAKNAVSKHMVAAMLGDGPSTIGNAPDVGEVGITAGMLEHVGMTVERANGDVTVVPGPVTDPSVGKAFTGLNRIPILMLGPLLHLAGEAFVPMVGGDPIGRRPVDFHVDALRAFGAEVRHEEDGIHARASRLVGARIELPYPSVGATETVLLAAVRAQGKTVIRNAATEPEIIELALFLQRMGARISFAPDRRIVVEGVERLSGAQTRLEGDRIEAFSYLVAGLVTRGEVRVHGCPQDRLVTAITTLTRMGAQFEITDDWIMASAPDGLRPAAVQTDTHPGFATDWQTPLMVLFTQAEGMSVLHETVYENRLAYVPALQSMGAEIEVYDTCLGGPACRYHDTAALHSAVVRGVSKLRGGDVTMPDIRAGFSAVLAAAVAEGPSTLRGVHHIERGYHRPVEQFRALGLSLRTTSG